One Diadema setosum chromosome 8, eeDiaSeto1, whole genome shotgun sequence genomic window carries:
- the LOC140231755 gene encoding uncharacterized protein has product MNTGKQELASCPALVENLESLPREINDRLIVMRIPFHGKMHLTLISAYAPTIVYTLEQKELFYQNLTKMLLSVRKDKLLILGDFNARVGRDAQSWPDVIGPHGIGSESTSDQLLFTFCAEHGLAITNILFQLPDIHKATWMHPRSKHWHLIDYVITRGRDIQNIRITRVMGEMTAGQTTCC; this is encoded by the coding sequence ATGAACACAGGGAAGCAGGAGTTGGCCAGTTGCCCCGCCCTCGTCGAGAACCTTGAGTCCCTCCCGAGAGAAATCAACGACCGCCTGATAGTGATGAGAATCCCTTTCCATGGCAAGATGCACTTGACACTCATCAGTGCATATGCCCCCACCATAGTCTACACTCTGGAGCAGAAAGAGCTGTTCTATCAGAACCTCACCAAAATGCTACTGTCAGTTCGTAAAGACAAACTTCTGATACTCGGGGACTTCAATGCCCGTGTAGGCAGAGATGCCCAGTCTTGGCCAGATGTCATAGGACCACATGGTATCGGCAGTGAGAGCACCAGCGACCAACTGCTATTCACCTTCTGCGCTGAACATGGACTCGCCATCACCAACATCCTGTTCCAACTGCCCGATATCCACAAAGCTACCTGGATGCACCCAAGATCCAAGCACTGGCACCTGATTGACTACGTTATCACCAGGGGCCGCGATATCCAGAATATTCGCATAACGAGGGTAATGGGGGAGATGACTGCTGGACAGACCACCTGTTGTTGA